A single Acidimicrobiales bacterium DNA region contains:
- a CDS encoding HNH endonuclease — protein MWVKTSDQFHKHPKARAAGKEARALWRGALEEVNASNDGKGSGGVVTEVILRDAAYFEEIDNVDETAKRLVKVGLWHTAAGIKKCTSEYCQQFLAGGGKIGPGEYYFHDYYEWQLTTDQSKIPIARMRANRAKALTRWRERCQEILERDGTLCRYCGRRVNFLDKRGALGGTYDHVDPDKFAPDGGNALADVVVACRECNGRKGDRTPEEAGMALLPPGTTALSLVSDPYGSDPDLTPAKNGPSPGLTGTEPDLASRARHARDSGHRSGRAKSGPGSGQVGDGSGAGLSGPGGAGDGAVAGSGAGSGPGPVSAETEFDDREVS, from the coding sequence ATGTGGGTCAAGACCAGCGACCAGTTTCACAAGCATCCGAAGGCCCGCGCCGCGGGCAAGGAGGCTCGCGCGCTGTGGCGTGGCGCGCTCGAGGAGGTCAACGCATCGAACGATGGCAAGGGCAGCGGCGGTGTCGTCACCGAGGTGATCCTCCGCGACGCCGCGTACTTCGAGGAGATCGACAACGTCGACGAGACCGCCAAGCGCCTCGTGAAGGTCGGCCTGTGGCACACCGCTGCGGGCATCAAGAAGTGCACGTCGGAGTACTGCCAGCAGTTCCTCGCCGGCGGCGGCAAGATCGGCCCGGGCGAGTACTACTTCCACGACTACTACGAGTGGCAGCTCACCACGGATCAGTCGAAGATCCCGATCGCCCGCATGCGCGCCAACCGGGCGAAGGCGCTCACCCGCTGGCGTGAACGGTGCCAAGAGATCCTCGAGCGCGACGGCACGCTGTGCCGCTACTGCGGCCGCAGGGTCAACTTCCTCGACAAGCGCGGCGCGCTCGGCGGCACGTATGACCACGTCGATCCGGACAAGTTCGCGCCCGATGGCGGCAACGCACTCGCCGACGTGGTCGTCGCGTGCCGCGAATGCAACGGCCGCAAAGGCGACCGCACACCCGAAGAGGCTGGCATGGCCCTTCTCCCGCCCGGCACAACAGCGTTGTCGCTGGTCAGCGATCCGTACGGATCTGACCCGGACTTGACCCCGGCCAAAAACGGGCCAAGTCCGGGTTTAACCGGGACTGAACCGGATTTGGCCTCGCGAGCGCGACACGCGCGCGACTCCGGACACCGGTCAGGTCGGGCCAAATCCGGGCCAGGTTCGGGCCAAGTCGGCGACGGGTCGGGCGCTGGTCTGAGCGGGCCGGGTGGGGCCGGTGACGGCGCCGTTGCCGGGTCGGGTGCGGGCTCTGGCCCTGGCCCGGTTTCTGCCGAAACTGAGTTCGATGATCGTGAGGTGTCTTAA
- a CDS encoding putative metallopeptidase has protein sequence MGAVEYRYASEAGRIAGELIPEHHRGLIGCRIEFVFRSKATKTKGRVVLGSARKLTGLNAWLAGQMSEDSIVPEQFFVIELAEDEWINLSERQRRALVDHELSHCDAYIDDDGELKLSTRGHDLEEFTSIVERHGLWKGDVRRFVAVGAPQLDHESRGGAVDG, from the coding sequence GTGGGCGCCGTCGAGTACCGCTACGCGTCGGAGGCGGGACGCATCGCCGGCGAGCTCATCCCGGAGCACCATCGCGGCCTGATCGGCTGCCGGATCGAGTTCGTGTTCCGATCGAAAGCGACGAAGACCAAGGGCCGCGTCGTGCTCGGCTCGGCACGCAAGCTCACCGGCCTCAACGCATGGCTCGCCGGGCAGATGTCGGAGGACTCGATCGTCCCGGAGCAGTTCTTCGTGATCGAGCTCGCCGAGGACGAGTGGATCAACCTGTCGGAGCGGCAGCGCCGCGCGCTGGTCGATCACGAGCTGTCGCACTGCGACGCCTACATCGACGACGACGGCGAGCTGAAGCTGTCGACCCGCGGCCACGACCTCGAGGAGTTCACCTCGATCGTGGAACGCCACGGCCTATGGAAGGGCGACGTCCGCCGCTTTGTCGCCGTAGGCGCGCCACAGCTCGACCACGAGTCCAGGGGGGGGGCAGTAGATGGCTGA